One Thiocapsa sp. genomic window, ATCATCGGATAAACGAAGGAAACCGGACTGGACCGACAAACGTCATCCAAAGATCAGTCGGCGGTGCGCAAGTCTTCCGCGACATCCCGCAGGACCTCCGGATGACGCCGAGCGATCGCGAGTAGGGTTCGTGCGGCACCGCTGGGTTGCTTGCGCCCCTGCTCCCAACCCTGCAGGGTTCGAATCGAGACCCCGAGAAGCTTAGCGAATTGCGCTTGAGAGAGCCTGACTTCCTGTCTCGCGGCCAGTGCCGGTGGCCATACCACGCGTCCGTCTCCAGCCTTCATTTCACCGATGGCCTGAAGTAGGTCGGCTGCCAGGTCGCGCTCGGCCTCGTAGGCATCCAGTTCTGCATCGTTCAGGGGCTCAGTCTTCGAGTGCACGGCGAATCTCTTTAAGTTTCGGGCCAGTGAGGTTGTCGGTCTTCGATTTGGCATACAAAGTGAGAAGAATCAACGCGCCCTCGACTGTGCGGGTGAAATAGATCACTCTGACGCCTCCGGACTTGCCGGAGCCTTCTCGTCGCCAGCGTACTTTTCGCAGCCCGCCGGATTCTGGAACAACATCACCGGCGTTCGGATGCTCGGCAATGTAGGCACAAAAGCTGCCGCGCTCTTCCTCGGTCCAGTACAGAGGCCACTGCTTCTGAAACAACGCGGTCTCAATCACGGTAAGCATTACGGAACGGTACGCCTAAGGCGCAGTCTCGTCTATGCTTCAGACAAATTTTAAGTGAAACCAGGGACGGACCAGAATGGCACTCAGTGAAGGCGAGGACCCTTATGAAACAATAGGCTGCGAGGGCCGTAGCTGCCGCTAAAAGTCGCGGAGCCGCCGTCGG contains:
- a CDS encoding type II toxin-antitoxin system RelE/ParE family toxin: MLTVIETALFQKQWPLYWTEEERGSFCAYIAEHPNAGDVVPESGGLRKVRWRREGSGKSGGVRVIYFTRTVEGALILLTLYAKSKTDNLTGPKLKEIRRALED
- a CDS encoding helix-turn-helix domain-containing protein, coding for MHSKTEPLNDAELDAYEAERDLAADLLQAIGEMKAGDGRVVWPPALAARQEVRLSQAQFAKLLGVSIRTLQGWEQGRKQPSGAARTLLAIARRHPEVLRDVAEDLRTAD